One Candidatus Sulfurimonas baltica DNA segment encodes these proteins:
- a CDS encoding sensor histidine kinase, protein MNNITKKSFYSFLTLYLLSSFIFLLFASYWFYTSQKTIEMQNNYYKMNHISDRVSSSIIKAHMMDNKFILDSFENATVALYDNKYKLIDGQNIQKVDLSKEYYMEGDTFTLVSKRTAGHLGIDYVAVQSNEFTQSVTKLRNKVIITSIFVGIIIIIISVILSYIFLRPIKDKMHEIEEFVKDTTHELNTPITALMMSTSRAKNKKIYDEKIIQNISISTKQLYDIYSSLSFLSFDAKSEEAVELNFVSVVNESIKYFNELLEKKNIIVEFKKTTCTLTMAPTKAKMLINNLLSNAIKYSPPNKKIYISVLQNSFSIQDEGIGIAKDKLGTIFKRFTRANSYAGGFGVGLSIVDSIVKEYNFRIDLTSKESVGTTVNIKFH, encoded by the coding sequence ATGAATAACATAACAAAAAAATCATTTTACTCTTTTTTAACCCTCTACCTTCTCTCTTCATTTATATTTTTACTTTTTGCAAGCTACTGGTTCTACACTTCACAAAAAACTATAGAGATGCAAAACAACTACTACAAGATGAACCACATTTCCGATAGAGTAAGTTCGTCTATTATTAAAGCCCATATGATGGATAATAAGTTTATTCTTGATAGCTTTGAGAATGCAACAGTAGCTCTATATGATAATAAATATAAATTGATTGATGGGCAAAACATACAAAAAGTAGATTTGTCAAAAGAGTACTATATGGAAGGTGATACATTTACTCTAGTATCAAAAAGGACAGCAGGACACCTTGGCATTGATTATGTTGCAGTACAGAGCAATGAGTTCACACAAAGTGTCACAAAATTAAGAAATAAGGTTATTATCACTTCAATTTTTGTTGGGATAATCATTATAATTATTTCTGTAATACTCTCATATATATTTTTGCGTCCCATAAAAGACAAGATGCATGAGATAGAGGAGTTTGTAAAAGACACAACACATGAGCTAAATACGCCAATTACTGCCCTTATGATGAGTACTTCAAGAGCAAAAAATAAAAAAATATATGATGAAAAGATTATACAGAACATCTCTATCAGTACAAAACAGCTCTATGACATATACTCATCTTTAAGTTTCTTAAGTTTTGATGCAAAAAGTGAAGAAGCAGTAGAATTAAATTTTGTCTCTGTTGTAAATGAAAGTATTAAATATTTTAATGAGCTCTTGGAGAAAAAAAATATAATTGTAGAGTTTAAAAAAACCACATGTACTCTCACCATGGCTCCAACTAAAGCAAAAATGCTTATTAACAACCTTCTAAGCAATGCAATAAAATACTCACCTCCAAATAAAAAAATATATATCAGCGTACTACAAAACAGCTTTTCAATACAAGATGAAGGGATTGGCATCGCTAAAGATAAACTTGGCACAATCTTCAAAAGATTTACAAGGGCAAATAGCTATGCTGGCGGTTTTGGTGTTGGTCTCAGTATAGTTGACTCTATTGTTAAAGAGTATAATTTTAGAATTGATTTAACCTCAAAAGAGAGCGTAGGAACAACTGTTAATATAAAATTTCACTAA
- a CDS encoding response regulator transcription factor, with the protein MKILLMEDDAVLSDILLDYLSESWDVDYAYNSEEVYKKLDSAKYDLFIFDINVAGKNGLELLAELREFNDTTPTIFITAYTDTAYLKKAFELGAHDYIKKPFELEELNARILNTKKLFNIDNKTQIFISEGIFYLPDLRQVNKNSNIFSLGQKDGEMLFYFLKNQKRVITNDELIQNIWDFDHIPSDATIRSHIRTLREMIGKDKIQTVRGVGYTYE; encoded by the coding sequence ATGAAAATACTTTTGATGGAAGATGATGCTGTTTTATCTGATATTTTACTAGATTATTTATCTGAGTCATGGGATGTAGATTATGCTTACAATTCCGAAGAAGTATATAAAAAATTAGATTCCGCAAAGTATGATCTTTTTATATTTGACATTAATGTAGCTGGAAAAAATGGACTTGAGCTTTTAGCCGAACTAAGAGAATTCAATGACACAACCCCAACTATATTTATAACGGCATACACAGATACTGCTTATTTGAAAAAGGCCTTTGAGCTTGGCGCTCATGACTATATAAAAAAACCTTTTGAGCTTGAAGAGCTAAATGCCCGCATACTAAACACAAAAAAACTTTTCAATATTGACAACAAAACTCAAATTTTTATCTCCGAGGGCATCTTCTATTTACCAGATCTACGACAAGTAAATAAAAACTCAAATATCTTCTCTTTGGGTCAAAAAGACGGTGAGATGTTGTTTTACTTTTTAAAAAATCAAAAACGAGTAATTACTAATGATGAGTTAATTCAAAATATTTGGGATTTTGACCATATACCAAGTGATGCAACTATACGCTCTCACATAAGAACTCTGCGCGAAATGATAGGAAAAGATAAAATACAAACAGTAAGAGGGGTTGGGTACACTTATGAATAA
- a CDS encoding GNAT family N-acetyltransferase, whose translation MSVTLYFLRSTEQKIAEDMLHFAYRLDEVAKTVDDICELEKYTQNYGLTNRDLGLYALKENKIAGAIWLRLLKEDDNANGYVNDNTPVLTIGVKPEFRGEGVGSSMLEQLILEAGSLYENISVSVLNNNKTVSYFEKFGFSKIEESLGKSPTDGTEVMTMIKAISKELVKRPSDGYDPRKWMD comes from the coding sequence TTGAGTGTTACTTTATATTTTCTCCGATCTACAGAACAAAAAATTGCAGAGGATATGCTCCACTTTGCTTATCGCTTAGATGAAGTTGCAAAAACTGTAGATGATATTTGTGAACTTGAAAAATATACCCAAAACTATGGACTAACAAACAGAGACTTGGGGCTATATGCCCTCAAAGAGAATAAAATTGCCGGGGCAATCTGGCTGCGTTTACTCAAAGAAGATGATAATGCAAACGGATATGTAAACGACAATACTCCGGTGCTGACGATAGGAGTTAAGCCTGAGTTTAGGGGAGAAGGGGTAGGCTCTTCAATGCTTGAGCAACTCATCTTGGAAGCAGGCTCACTATATGAAAACATAAGCGTAAGTGTTTTGAACAATAACAAAACAGTGAGTTACTTTGAAAAATTTGGTTTTAGCAAGATAGAAGAGTCGCTAGGTAAAAGTCCAACTGATGGCACTGAAGTAATGACTATGATAAAAGCAATCTCAAAAGAGTTAGTAAAACGCCCTAGTGACGGCTATGACCCTAGGAAATGGATGGACTAA